A single Sphingomonas sp. IW22 DNA region contains:
- a CDS encoding MlaD family protein, translating into METRSNHVLVGAVVLILLAMLALFTVWLARLSGGNEKEYDIFFKQAVDGVNKGSPVSFSGVPSGQVTDIALFKPDPQFVRVRIRVNDDVPVLEGTTATIQGIGFTGVSQVALDGAVKGAAPISCPQDSASQACPFGVPVIPTRQGGLGAILNSAPQLLERISTLTERLTELLSDRNQNSIAGILANTNRLSEALADRGPEIAATMAETRIAIQKAGTAAQQIGELAATTNGVLADDVKPAMQNLNKAIASAQKSAETLDSAIGDARPGLQAFSKQTVPEVGRLVSDLQTLTESLSETAERVNRGGAGSLVGSPKLPDYEGQ; encoded by the coding sequence TGGCGCGCCTGTCGGGCGGCAACGAGAAGGAGTATGACATCTTCTTCAAGCAGGCGGTCGATGGCGTGAACAAGGGATCGCCCGTCAGCTTTTCGGGCGTGCCGTCGGGGCAGGTGACCGATATCGCACTGTTCAAGCCCGATCCGCAATTCGTGCGCGTGCGCATCCGCGTCAACGACGATGTTCCGGTGCTGGAAGGGACGACCGCGACCATTCAGGGCATCGGCTTCACCGGCGTCAGCCAGGTCGCGCTGGACGGCGCGGTAAAGGGCGCCGCGCCCATTTCCTGTCCCCAGGACAGCGCGTCACAGGCATGCCCCTTTGGCGTGCCCGTCATTCCCACGCGACAGGGCGGGCTTGGCGCGATCCTCAATTCGGCGCCGCAGCTGCTTGAGCGCATCTCAACGCTGACCGAACGCCTGACCGAGCTGTTGTCGGACCGCAACCAGAACTCGATCGCCGGTATCCTGGCCAACACCAACCGCCTGTCGGAAGCGCTGGCCGATCGCGGCCCCGAAATCGCCGCGACCATGGCCGAAACGCGCATCGCCATTCAAAAAGCGGGCACCGCCGCGCAGCAGATCGGCGAACTGGCCGCGACCACCAATGGCGTGCTGGCCGACGATGTGAAGCCCGCGATGCAGAATCTGAACAAGGCCATCGCATCGGCACAGAAGAGTGCGGAAACGCTCGACTCCGCCATCGGCGATGCGCGGCCGGGGCTTCAGGCATTTTCGAAACAGACCGTGCCCGAGGTCGGCCGCCTGGTGTCCGACCTTCAGACCTTGACCGAATCGCTGTCCGAAACGGCCGAACGCGTGAACCGGGGTGGTGCCGGGTCGCTGGTCGGATCGCCCAAGCTCCCCGATTATGAAGGACAATGA
- a CDS encoding ABC-type transport auxiliary lipoprotein family protein, whose amino-acid sequence MMKKLAILLTLPLAACIRFGAEPPPSLLTLNPVAQVPVGAAADTGTARNITIRVPVAPQEVSVTRVPVRATDTSIAYVKDAEWVEPPARLFARLLSDTVTARTGYVVLSNRQANLDPGAQLTGELRQFGLDANARAAIVTYDASLLRKGAATFDKRRFEARVPVTAIDAPNAAAGLNQAANQVATEVADWIGR is encoded by the coding sequence ATGATGAAGAAGCTTGCCATCCTGCTCACCCTCCCGCTGGCCGCCTGCATCCGCTTTGGGGCGGAACCGCCGCCGTCGCTGCTGACGCTGAACCCGGTGGCCCAGGTGCCGGTGGGCGCCGCCGCCGATACCGGCACCGCGCGCAACATCACCATCCGGGTGCCCGTCGCGCCACAGGAAGTGTCGGTCACCCGCGTACCCGTGCGCGCCACCGACACCAGCATCGCTTATGTGAAGGATGCCGAATGGGTGGAGCCGCCCGCCCGCCTGTTCGCGCGCCTGTTGTCCGACACCGTCACCGCCCGCACCGGCTATGTCGTGCTGTCCAACCGTCAGGCCAATCTGGATCCTGGCGCACAGCTGACCGGTGAGCTGCGCCAGTTCGGGCTGGATGCCAACGCCCGCGCGGCGATCGTCACCTATGACGCGTCGTTGTTGCGAAAGGGTGCGGCCACGTTCGACAAACGCCGGTTCGAAGCGCGCGTGCCCGTCACCGCCATTGACGCCCCCAACGCCGCCGCGGGACTGAACCAGGCCGCCAATCAGGTCGCGACCGAAGTCGCCGACTGGATCGGCCGCTAA
- a CDS encoding peptidylprolyl isomerase: MSMLAALLAALPLPMVQAQPEAPPPQSPGEIVAAAPLSEWRSIEARDLLVIDLAPAGRGKQRRVVIQLVPAPYSTGWVDNIRRLASAHWWDGTAVVRVQDNYVVQWGDPTEKKPLPAGIRSVPESAYVTPLDAIGATQPTIEGRDLSERAGQAARLSEIAIRDTVTPRAPQGWHERDSYAEWVELIGGWPIAVSGDAATIPHCYGMVGVGRNLSPDTGSGAELYAVIGQAPRHLDRNIAIVGRVVAGMEHLSGLTRGTGDLGFYKRASERTPIVRVRLASELPARERPRFEYLSTEGEAFARYVAERANRRDAFFNVPAGGVDICNLPVPVRAVAP, encoded by the coding sequence ATGTCGATGCTTGCCGCGCTGCTTGCCGCTCTTCCCCTTCCCATGGTTCAGGCACAGCCCGAAGCGCCGCCCCCGCAATCGCCGGGGGAGATCGTGGCGGCAGCACCGCTGTCCGAATGGCGCTCGATCGAGGCACGCGACCTGCTGGTCATCGATCTTGCACCGGCGGGTCGTGGTAAGCAGCGGCGGGTGGTGATCCAGCTGGTGCCTGCGCCCTATTCGACGGGATGGGTCGATAATATCCGGCGGCTGGCCAGCGCGCATTGGTGGGACGGCACCGCCGTCGTGCGGGTGCAGGACAATTATGTCGTCCAATGGGGCGATCCGACCGAGAAAAAGCCGCTGCCCGCCGGCATCCGCAGCGTGCCCGAAAGCGCCTATGTCACGCCGCTCGACGCGATCGGCGCGACCCAGCCGACGATCGAGGGCCGCGACCTGTCCGAACGGGCGGGACAGGCGGCCCGCCTGTCGGAAATCGCCATCCGTGACACGGTGACGCCGCGCGCCCCGCAGGGCTGGCACGAGCGCGACAGCTATGCCGAGTGGGTGGAACTGATCGGCGGATGGCCTATCGCCGTCAGCGGCGACGCGGCGACGATTCCGCATTGCTATGGCATGGTTGGCGTCGGCCGGAATCTATCCCCGGATACGGGGAGCGGGGCCGAGCTTTACGCGGTAATCGGACAGGCGCCGCGCCATCTGGATCGCAATATAGCGATTGTCGGGCGCGTCGTGGCCGGGATGGAGCATCTGTCCGGCCTGACGCGCGGCACGGGCGATCTGGGCTTTTACAAACGCGCGTCAGAGCGGACGCCGATCGTGCGCGTGCGACTGGCCAGCGAGTTGCCAGCGCGCGAGCGGCCGCGCTTTGAGTATCTGTCGACCGAGGGAGAGGCCTTCGCGCGCTATGTTGCGGAACGCGCCAACCGGCGAGATGCGTTTTTCAACGTGCCCGCCGGTGGCGTCGATATCTGTAACCTGCCGGTGCCCGTGCGGGCGGTTGCGCCTTAG
- a CDS encoding DUF2924 domain-containing protein produces the protein MQAQRLGGHSRETTRRLDQIARGETRTDATRPGMRLVREWQGRMHVVTIDENQSIHREGRTSSGSAVS, from the coding sequence ATCCAGGCGCAGCGGCTTGGCGGCCACAGTCGCGAGACTACCCGCCGGCTGGATCAGATCGCGCGCGGAGAAACGCGCACCGATGCGACGCGCCCCGGCATGCGGCTCGTACGCGAGTGGCAGGGGAGGATGCATGTCGTCACGATCGACGAGAATCAGTCCATCCACCGTGAGGGCCGCACCTCAAGCGGAAGCGCGGTTTCGTGA
- a CDS encoding nuclear transport factor 2 family protein — protein sequence MNLRHIAALAPVVALGFSTAALASTPVEVVQRHVDSMKRGELQPIMDDYSTDTVVVTPQGLVADQTPANGPGVFSGQAQARRVFATLTDQAHHDGVKAMETKIEPAGSDGAILHWVQFKGQPQQVTGKDVFIVRDDKIVFQAIFVD from the coding sequence ATGAACCTTCGCCACATCGCCGCCCTCGCCCCGGTCGTTGCGCTGGGCTTTTCCACGGCCGCCCTTGCCAGCACGCCGGTCGAGGTGGTTCAGCGCCATGTCGACAGCATGAAGCGCGGCGAATTGCAGCCGATCATGGATGATTATTCGACCGACACCGTCGTCGTGACGCCGCAGGGACTGGTCGCCGATCAGACCCCGGCAAACGGCCCCGGCGTCTTCTCCGGCCAGGCACAGGCGCGCCGCGTCTTCGCAACCCTGACCGACCAGGCGCATCACGACGGCGTCAAGGCCATGGAAACGAAGATCGAACCCGCTGGCAGCGACGGCGCCATCCTCCACTGGGTCCAGTTCAAGGGCCAGCCGCAGCAGGTAACCGGCAAGGACGTCTTCATCGTGCGCGATGACAAGATCGTTTTTCAGGCGATTTTTGTGGATTGA